GAACGGTCAAAAAACTCAAAAATAAATCATCAGCGATTTCTTGAGTCGACTTTCCTTGCGAAAGTAACAATGCAATATCTCTTTCTCTTCGGCTCAAACCCGGAATTCGTTCCAAATCTTCAGACAAAGGCTGACTGATTATAGTTTTTACTTCTTCACTAAAAACAATTTCGCCGTCAATTGCTTTGTAAATACAGTTTTTAAATTCATCGAAAGAAGCATTTTTAAGAATATATCCGTTTCCTCCGTTCTGGATAAACTGCATAACCAGACTTCTTTCAGACTGGCTGCTCATTCCTATAATTACAATTTTAGGATGCTTTTGCTTAATTGTTTTGCACAGATCAACTCCGTTTATTACGGGCAGAAAAATATCCATTAAAATCAAATCAACTTTACTGTCTTCTATATAATCTAAAAGCGCAATTCCCGATTCGAATTTTTCTACAATTTCTATATTATCTAACTCCGAAAGCAAGCCCGCAATTCCAGAAATCACAATTGGATGGTCGTCTACTATTACCGTTTTATACTTCATAATCATGATTTGGGTTATATTTTAATTCAATATAAGTTGAAGTCCCTTTATCAAGGACAGAATCAATTTCTAATTTTCCGTTTAAAAAAGCCACACGGTTTTTAATATTTCGCAAGCCCATTCCGTCTCTTTTTTCTGCATATTCTACATTAAAACCAATTCCATTATCTTCGACTGTTATAAAAAATACATCTTTATTTTGAGAGCAGGAAACTAAAATCTTAGAGGCTTTTGCATATTTTAAAGCATTATTTAAAAGTTCTTGAATAATCCTGAAAATCATAATTTTAATATGCTGTGGCAAAGTTGTTTTTTTAATCAAATACTGAAATTCAATTGTTGTTTCTGCTGTTGAATGAGAAACGCATAAATCCCTTAAAGCATGTTCAAGCCCTAATTTCATTAAACTTTCAGGCATTAAATTCTGAGAAATGTTACGAAGTTCTTTTATTGAATCGTTCAGCATTCCGTTTATATTAGAAACGTTTTCATTATTTTCACGTTCAGCAAGATTCAAATGAATTTTCAATCCAGAAAGCATACTTCCGAGTCCGTCATGCAAATCTCTTGCAATTCTTTTTCGTTCAATTTCTTCTCCTTCAATCAAGGCATTTGAAACGGATAATTTCTGTTGATTCTCTAATGCCTCCAGTTCTTGTTTATGGTTTACTTCTTTTTGAAAACTTATCTTTTTCTGATAATTATTCCAACTCCACAAAAACAAAACAGTCAAAAACAATACAAACGAAAGCACTGCAAAAAGCATCATATTCAAGCGATTATTATTAACCTGCAAAACCGCTTTTTCATTTTCGGATTGTAACAGACCGATTTTTTTTTCGCTTTCTGCTTTCTTATATTTTGCTTCGAGCTCAACAATTTCGCTTTTCAGTTTAGCATCGTTAAGGCTGTCATTTATTACGTTATACTTATTCGAATAATAATACGCTTTCGGATATTCTTTAGTCGCGTTGTAAACTTTAGACAACTCTTTGTAATAATTCTTTTTATCTACTATAAAAGGCGTTTTTGCTATTAGGTATTCCAAATTGCTTTTGGCTTTTCCGTAATTCTTCAGTTTAAAAAGCACTTCATATTCTGCAAATTTTAGTCTATTTACTGCAATCGCATTATTGTGATTTTCAGCAGATTTGATTCCTTTTTCAAAACTTACTAATGCCTCATTATGCTTATTTTGTTTCGCATAATAAAGCCCTTCCGAATAAAAATAAGAATCATTTAGATTAGATTCTGGGTATTTTTCTAATGTCGCATAAGCCTTGTCCAGAATTTCTTTAGCATCATAAAAATGCTTTAGCTCCACTAAATTTTCTGCATTTATAATATACGTCTCCATCTTAGACTCAGCTAAAGTTGCTGATTTTTTCGTGGCATTTTCAATATATTTCTGCGCCTGATCTAGATATTCTGCTGCTTTTTCGCGCTCCTCATTATTCATAAAAATAATGGCAACAGCTTTATTTAAAGCACTTATCAATTCGTAATCTCCACTTTTTTTAGCAATAGGAATTGCTTCGTTGACTAGCAATTTCATATAAGCGTTTTCATTATTCCTCCTTTGCTGCATAATACCGTAG
The Flavobacterium humidisoli DNA segment above includes these coding regions:
- a CDS encoding response regulator, whose protein sequence is MKYKTVIVDDHPIVISGIAGLLSELDNIEIVEKFESGIALLDYIEDSKVDLILMDIFLPVINGVDLCKTIKQKHPKIVIIGMSSQSERSLVMQFIQNGGNGYILKNASFDEFKNCIYKAIDGEIVFSEEVKTIISQPLSEDLERIPGLSRRERDIALLLSQGKSTQEIADDLFLSFLTVQTHRRNILQKYKMKNVAELIAFLLKNNMLN
- a CDS encoding sensor histidine kinase; the encoded protein is MKKLYALFFFLFFTAISSSQVILSLDDDTIYIDSIVKITKNTKSDSVKSLNSFRLSKLFLMAQDAEKSKTYLDQANRLKVKFPFLRDASVFYNAYSFIEKGDLEGFEKALLDANAKLKKYRNKEAYKLRAVILQNYGIMQQRRNNENAYMKLLVNEAIPIAKKSGDYELISALNKAVAIIFMNNEEREKAAEYLDQAQKYIENATKKSATLAESKMETYIINAENLVELKHFYDAKEILDKAYATLEKYPESNLNDSYFYSEGLYYAKQNKHNEALVSFEKGIKSAENHNNAIAVNRLKFAEYEVLFKLKNYGKAKSNLEYLIAKTPFIVDKKNYYKELSKVYNATKEYPKAYYYSNKYNVINDSLNDAKLKSEIVELEAKYKKAESEKKIGLLQSENEKAVLQVNNNRLNMMLFAVLSFVLFLTVLFLWSWNNYQKKISFQKEVNHKQELEALENQQKLSVSNALIEGEEIERKRIARDLHDGLGSMLSGLKIHLNLAERENNENVSNINGMLNDSIKELRNISQNLMPESLMKLGLEHALRDLCVSHSTAETTIEFQYLIKKTTLPQHIKIMIFRIIQELLNNALKYAKASKILVSCSQNKDVFFITVEDNGIGFNVEYAEKRDGMGLRNIKNRVAFLNGKLEIDSVLDKGTSTYIELKYNPNHDYEV